In the Microcaecilia unicolor chromosome 10, aMicUni1.1, whole genome shotgun sequence genome, one interval contains:
- the NCBP2AS2 gene encoding uncharacterized protein NCBP2-AS2, whose amino-acid sequence MVLRRLLFSLLNNRQLIEKLAESRPIRRAAQITAFALTKAQITGTDAARRLLASDALRQLKQEVANRTPGSDTLRHIEAAELGRRMNRVGRTFVKEVREGLEAMKQQQNRGDK is encoded by the coding sequence ATGGTGCTCCGGCGGCTGCTCTTCTCGCTGCTGAATAACCGGCAGCTGATCGAGAAATTGGCCGAGTCGCGGCCTATCCGGCGGGCGGCGCAGATCACCGCCTTCGCCCTGACCAAGGCCCAGATCACGGGGACCGACGCGGCGCGACGACTCCTGGCCTCCGACGCGCTGCGTCAGCTCAAGCAGGAAGTGGCCAACCGAACCCCGGGCTCCGACACCCTGCGCCACATCGAAGCGGCCGAACTAGGCCGCAGGATGAACAGGGTGGGCCGGACCTTCGTCAAGGAGGTGCGGGAGGGCCTGGAGGCCATGAAGCAGCAGCAGAACCGAGGGGACAAGTGA